Below is a window of Herminiimonas arsenicoxydans DNA.
CGGCATGCAAGCCGCTTGCTTCGGCGCCGGATGGCATGGACATGATGCGTGCCAGTTTTTTTGTATCGACGTTGTAGGCCCACAGAAAATTATTCACATGCGTGCTGCTGTCTTCGCCGATGAAGAGGGTGCGCATTTTTTCCGAAAACTTCAGATTGTCCGGGTTGGCAATCTTGTCGGGATTGGCGAGATTGCCCAAGGCATCGGCGGCTATGTCTTCACCGATCAGCAAGGCGCGGGTTTGCACCGGCACCCACTCGCTGGCAATTGCTGCGCCGCTGGTATCACGTTGCCCGCCTGTCAGCTTGTGCGCGAAGATGCCGCCGGCAACGATGGCTTTGTCTACAGTGATGCCGCTGGCCGGATTCCATGCCGGATTGTTTTTTACCATTGAGCCCTGGATATTCTGCAACGCAGAGTAGGCGATCTTGTCCTTGATATTGACTGTCGTACCTTCCATCTTGCTAAAGCCCATGCTGGCGCCGACCAGATTTGCGTAGCGATGCGTTTCCAGGAAGGCCGCGGCGCGTTCCATGCCCGGTTTGAGCTTGACCCAGTTCGCGATGCCATCCATATAAAGCTTGGTGTAGCTGACGTCAGCCGGATCGGTTTTGACGCTGCGCATAATGTCGGATGGTTTTAATGTATCTGCCAGCCTTTCGATTTCTGCGCTGCTGGCGTGGCCGAGTTTGATCCAGTGCAGCGCCGCGCCGGGTGCGGCTGGATCGATCGAAAAACCGGCACCGACCTTGGCGACATACAGCGTACCGGCAGACAAATCTTTTTCCTTGTCGGCGATGAACATGAAGAAGCCGCCGTTGGTGTAATCGTCGCCCATCAAGACGGTGCGATGGTCAGGCATGACTTGTATCAATTCGTGCGAAATGCGTCCCAGGCAGTAATGCTTCTTGATGCTGCCGCTGCCATCCGGATGGACGGTGACTTCCGGCAGGTGGCCGTAGTGATACGGGTTTGCCTTGTTCTCGTCGCCAAACAGATTCTTGCTGAATTTTTTGAAAAAAGGATTTTCGCTGATGAATTGCGCATCTGGTTCGTATTCTTCGCTGGACAGATGCGTGTTCCACGGCGACAGGCTGGCACCGCAGGTAATCCACAAGCCATGCACGCTAGCCGTATCGACATTGTGATACTTGACCAGGCTGAGCTTGCCGTTGTCTTGATCCTGATCCAGTGTCAGTACCGCAATCGGTGACGGCAAGGTGCCGTAAGCGTTGTTCCTGCCGCTTGCTGCGCCGAGTTGATCGCGGGAGGTGTATTCGAATTGCACGACAGCGAAGACGGCCTTGCCCTTGATGTTGTCTACAGTTGGATTCGGTAGTGACAGCAGAGACGTGCCATCCGGCGCATCGGAGAAAATTTGCCTTTCCTTGCCGGCAATGGAGCGATCGATGATGGCTTTGTTATTGATGTCGAAATAAGCACCGCTCAATATTTTTCCGCCCTTGCCATCAGGCACTTGTTCGCCGGTGATGAAGAAGGGTTGATACGCAAGTTGGTAGCTTCTTGTTGATTGATCGCCGTAATGCACATTGAGCGTAGAGCCGACCGTCGTAGTCGCCATCGCTGCTGCATCGGCCAGCATTGGTGCCGGCATGGAGGTAAATGTCGTCGCGACATATTCCGCAGCCGTAGATTTGTTGGGCGTACGGCAGGCAGCGAGCAATGCAGATGATGCGCCCAGCGGCAACAGTGGTGCGCTGGCGAGAAATTTGAGTGCATGGCGACGAGCAAGATGCGGTAGATCGGACATGTTTATTTCCAGAGTCGATTGAGTTGTGATGCGCCGGTGGCCGCAATACTAACTATGAAAATTTTCGTGCGATCCCCGCCCTGTTTCTGATTATAGAAATGCTTTATGACCGCTTTGTGAAAAAGCGGTCATTGCTTCTGTAAGGAGGTTGTTACGCGGCTGTGTAAGTAATGGTCAGCGGCGCATGATCGCTGAAGCGTTCGACCTTGTAGATCTCCGCAGCGTGCGCCCGTGCAGCGAGTGACGGCGTTGCCACCTGGTAATCGATGCGCCAGCCTACATTCTTTGCATAGGCCTGACCGCGGTTGCTCCACCATGTATAGCACTCTTCCGTCGTGCCTGGATGCAGGCGACGATACACGTCAACCAGGCCCACTTCATCGAATACACGTGTCAGCCATTCGCGCTCTTCCGGCAGGAAGCCGGAATTCTTGCGATTGCCTTTGTAGTTTTTCAGATCGATTTCATTGTGCGCAATATTCCAGTCGCCGCAGATAACGAACTCGCGTCCCTGCGACTTCAGTTCCAGCAAATGCGGCAGGAATACATCCATGAAGCGGAACTTGGCCTGCTGCCGTTCTTCGCCTGAGGAGCCGGATGGGCAATACACTGAAATTACGCTCAGATTGCCGAAATCGCATTGCACATAGCGTCCCTCCGCATCGAATTCCGGGCAGTTAAAGCCGATCTGTACATTGTCCGGTTTGGTCTTGCAATACACGCCTGCGCCGGAATAGCCTTTTTTCTCGGCGTAATGGAAGTAGCCAAAATAACCTTCTGGGGTCAGAAAGTCCGGCGTCATATCCGCTTCCTGCGCCTTCAATTCCTGCACGCAGATGTAATCGGCAGAATGCCTGGCCATCCATTGGAAGAAACCTTTTTTAGCGGCGGAGCGTATGCCATTCAGATTGGCGGAAACAATTTTCAACATGGTGTCGTTCAAAAAAATGAGGCGCTCAGGATAACCGATTCGCGGCGCCCGGTCTTCAGCATGCCGCCGTTGCGGCGGGCATGCCATTTGCATTTAAAGGTATGTGCATCCGATAACGATTTAAAATGTGGCCTTGGTCGCGCAAATAGCGACAATTTTCGTCACTTTTACCCGTTATGGAGTTGTTTTGAACAATTTACGGCAAGAATTCATCAAGTTTTCGGTTGATACCGGCGTATTGCGCTTCGGCGAATTTGTGACCAAGGCCGGTCGCACCTCGCCTTATTTTTTCAACGCCGGCTTGTTCAACCAGGGCGGTACGCTGGCGCGTCTGGCAGATTTTTATGCGCAGACGCTGATCGATTCGGGCGTCGAATTCGATATGCTGTTCGGTCCGGCCTACAAAGGCATCACGCTGGCTTCGGCGACGGCGGTGGCGCTGGCGAACAAGGGGCGCGATGTGCCGTTTGCGTTCAATCGCAAGGAAGCGAAGGATCACGGCGAAGGCGGCACGATGGTGGGCGCCAAGTTGCAGGGCCGCGTAGTGATCATCGACGACGTGATTTCCGCCGGCACTTCGGTGCGCGAATCGGTAGACATGATACGTGCCGCAGGTGCGACGCCATGTGCAGTATTGATCGCACTGGATCGGATGGAACGTTCGGGCGCGGATGATGCATTGTCTGCGTATTCAGCGGTACAGGAAGTGAGTAACACCTACGGTATGCCGGTGATATCGATAGGCAATCTGTCGGACTTGTTTGAATACCTGTCGAATGCGGGAGCCGACTCCGAACAGGCACAGTACAGGGATGCCGTATCCGCCTATCGCAAAAGGTATGGCGTTACCTGACAGCAGTTTTTTATTTTTGGGGAGTGAAATGAAAGGTGCGGCCAAGACACTGTTTTTTCTCTCGATACTCATCGCGTCGGCTGCACATGCAAAGATTTTCATGTGCAAGGACGCCTCTGGCCGTACGCTCACCTCCGACCGCCCCATCCCCGAATGTGCCGATCGCGCCGTGCGTGAATACGGCAATAACGGCGTCTTAAAAAGAGACATCGCCGCTCCGCTCACCGCAGAGCAAAGGCGTCAAAAGCAGGTGCAGGAAGACAGGAAGAAGGCGGAACTTGCTGCTGCCGAAGAACAGAAGAAATCCGACCGCGCACTTTCCGCCCGCTATCGCAGCGAAGAAGATATCGCCACTGCGCGCAAGCGCGATAGCGACATCGTGAGCGAACACATCGCGCAACAGAAAAAATCCCTGGCCATCGCCGACAAGGACTGGAAAGACGCGCACGCTGCAGTCGAAGCACAAAAGAAAAAAGGGGCCGTGCCAGCGGGTTTGCAATACAAGCACGATCGATCGGAGAAAAGCGTGCGCGAATTGAAAATCAGGCTGAGCGAAAGCGAGCTTGAGCTGGCGCAAGTGCATGCGAAATACGATCTGATCATGCAGCGTTTTCGCGAGATAACCAAAACCGCTTCAGCGCGCTAATCCTCGCTGGCAATCAATGTCAGCGCATTAATCGGTCGTGCGCGAAATAATCCTGGTGTAAAAATTACCGAGTTCGACGCCCTCTTCACTATTGAAAAAAACTGTGGCACGACGGGCGATTTCATCCAGGGTTTCGGGAGTGTTCAGGTATTGCTCCCACTGACTCTTGTGCATGTGCGCCGCCATCTGCGATGCGCCGGCAGGAATGGTGTCCTTGAACAGAAGCTCAAGAAACGATGCTGCAACATCATGTGAAACCGGCTGCTTCATTTGCAGGGCATCGATGAAAAGCTGCACCTGCCGGCCATGTTGCGTATGCAGGATATGTGAGGCTTCGCCGTTGGATAAGTGGGTGACGATATCGAGCGGATAACCCAAATCTTCAGGGCGGGCAGCGCCGGGATCGGTGGGGCCTGATAGGGTGTGCAGCATATTCATTTGGCACTCCATGAACGAGAGGAAGTGCGAATTGGACAAGCGGCAGCAAAAATAGTTTGCAGGGAAATCGGCATGCACGGGCATGTTGCATATATGCAGCGATTCAGTGTGCGCGATGCCATGCGGCAAGCTGATGAGTGGCTTGCGCGGGCTATCTGCAGGCGATGGCCTCCGGGCAACAAAGACTATGATGTTTTGCTGCCGGCCTCAATAAAAAACGCGCCCGTTTTACGGAGCGCGTTTTTTTATTTGCCAGCTTGATCAAGCCGACAGTTTTTTCTTCAGCAATTCCGTCAGTTGCGCCGGATTGGCTTTGCCTTTGCTGGCCTTCATCGCCTGCCCCATCAGGGCATTGATGGCCTGCTCCTTGCCGGCACGGAATTCTTCCACTGATTTGGTATTGGCCGCCAATACGTCGTCGACGATTTTTTCCAGTGCGCCGCTGTCGGAAATCTGCTTCAAGCCTTTCGACTCGATCAATTCATCGGCGATGGTCGGGCTATCCGATTTGGCTTCCCACATCGCACCGAATACTTCCTTGGCGATCTTGTTGGAAATCGTGCCGTCGGCGATGCGGTGCAAGAGCACGGCCAGTTGTGCGGCGGATACCGGTGCTGCGTCGAGTTCTATGCCGTCGCGATTGACTGCCGAGGCGACATCGCCCATCAGCAGGTTGGCGGCCGGCTTGGCTTGTTCGTGACCGGCGATGGAGCAGATCAGTTCGAAATAATTCGCCATGGCCTTCGATTGCGTCAGTACCGCCGCATCGTAATCGGACAAGCCGTATTCCCGGGTAAAGCGTTCGCGCATGGCGCCCGGCAGTTCCGGCATCTCGGCTTGCACGCGCGTAATCCATTCTGCGCTGACGACCAGCGGCGGCAAATCCGGATCGGGGAAATAACGATAGTCGTGCGCATTTTCCTTGCTGCGCATTTCGCGGGTTTCTTTCTTGTCCGGATCGTACAGGCGTGTGGCTTGCACCACGCGGCCGCCGTCTTCGATTAATTCAATCTGGCGGCGCACTTCGTAATTGATGGCGTCTTCCATGAAGCGGAACGAATTCAGGTTCTTGATTTCACAACGTGTGCCGTATTCCTTTTGTCCGACCGGACGCACCGATACGTTGGCGTCGCAGCGGAAGGAACCTTCCTGCATGTTGCCGTCGCAGATGCCGATCCAGGTCACCAGCGTGTGCAAGGCCTTGGCGTAGGCCACCGCTTCAGCAGCGCTGCGCATATCCGGTTCGGTC
It encodes the following:
- a CDS encoding conserved hypothetical protein (Evidence 4 : Homologs of previously reported genes of unknown function) is translated as MKGAAKTLFFLSILIASAAHAKIFMCKDASGRTLTSDRPIPECADRAVREYGNNGVLKRDIAAPLTAEQRRQKQVQEDRKKAELAAAEEQKKSDRALSARYRSEEDIATARKRDSDIVSEHIAQQKKSLAIADKDWKDAHAAVEAQKKKGAVPAGLQYKHDRSEKSVRELKIRLSESELELAQVHAKYDLIMQRFREITKTASAR
- the gatB gene encoding Aspartyl/glutamyl-tRNA(Asn/Gln) amidotransferase subunit B (Asp/Glu-ADT subunit B) (Evidence 2a : Function of homologous gene experimentally demonstrated in an other organism; PubMedId : 9342321; Product type e : enzyme): MQWEVVIGLETHTQLTTKTKIFSGSPTRFGAAPNTQTSPVDLALPGALPVMNRSAVERAIQFGLAIGATIAPYSVFARKNYFYPDLPKGYQISQMDLPIVQGGRVSFAMEVDGKTEIRSVQLTRAHLEEDAGKSLHEDYHGMTGIDLNRAGTPLLEIVTEPDMRSAAEAVAYAKALHTLVTWIGICDGNMQEGSFRCDANVSVRPVGQKEYGTRCEIKNLNSFRFMEDAINYEVRRQIELIEDGGRVVQATRLYDPDKKETREMRSKENAHDYRYFPDPDLPPLVVSAEWITRVQAEMPELPGAMRERFTREYGLSDYDAAVLTQSKAMANYFELICSIAGHEQAKPAANLLMGDVASAVNRDGIELDAAPVSAAQLAVLLHRIADGTISNKIAKEVFGAMWEAKSDSPTIADELIESKGLKQISDSGALEKIVDDVLAANTKSVEEFRAGKEQAINALMGQAMKASKGKANPAQLTELLKKKLSA
- a CDS encoding Putative Nuclease (Evidence 3 : Function proposed based on presence of conserved amino acid motif, structural feature or limited homology; Product type pe : putative enzyme), which translates into the protein MLKIVSANLNGIRSAAKKGFFQWMARHSADYICVQELKAQEADMTPDFLTPEGYFGYFHYAEKKGYSGAGVYCKTKPDNVQIGFNCPEFDAEGRYVQCDFGNLSVISVYCPSGSSGEERQQAKFRFMDVFLPHLLELKSQGREFVICGDWNIAHNEIDLKNYKGNRKNSGFLPEEREWLTRVFDEVGLVDVYRRLHPGTTEECYTWWSNRGQAYAKNVGWRIDYQVATPSLAARAHAAEIYKVERFSDHAPLTITYTAA
- the pyrE gene encoding Orotate phosphoribosyltransferase (OPRT) (OPRTase) (Evidence 2a : Function of homologous gene experimentally demonstrated in an other organism; PubMedId : 6207018, 6349999, 8620002; Product type e : enzyme), with protein sequence MNNLRQEFIKFSVDTGVLRFGEFVTKAGRTSPYFFNAGLFNQGGTLARLADFYAQTLIDSGVEFDMLFGPAYKGITLASATAVALANKGRDVPFAFNRKEAKDHGEGGTMVGAKLQGRVVIIDDVISAGTSVRESVDMIRAAGATPCAVLIALDRMERSGADDALSAYSAVQEVSNTYGMPVISIGNLSDLFEYLSNAGADSEQAQYRDAVSAYRKRYGVT
- a CDS encoding hypothetical protein (Evidence 5 : No homology to any previously reported sequences), which codes for MNMLHTLSGPTDPGAARPEDLGYPLDIVTHLSNGEASHILHTQHGRQVQLFIDALQMKQPVSHDVAASFLELLFKDTIPAGASQMAAHMHKSQWEQYLNTPETLDEIARRATVFFNSEEGVELGNFYTRIISRTTD
- a CDS encoding putative exported alkaline phosphatase (Evidence 3 : Function proposed based on presence of conserved amino acid motif, structural feature or limited homology; Product type pe : putative enzyme); the protein is MSDLPHLARRHALKFLASAPLLPLGASSALLAACRTPNKSTAAEYVATTFTSMPAPMLADAAAMATTTVGSTLNVHYGDQSTRSYQLAYQPFFITGEQVPDGKGGKILSGAYFDINNKAIIDRSIAGKERQIFSDAPDGTSLLSLPNPTVDNIKGKAVFAVVQFEYTSRDQLGAASGRNNAYGTLPSPIAVLTLDQDQDNGKLSLVKYHNVDTASVHGLWITCGASLSPWNTHLSSEEYEPDAQFISENPFFKKFSKNLFGDENKANPYHYGHLPEVTVHPDGSGSIKKHYCLGRISHELIQVMPDHRTVLMGDDYTNGGFFMFIADKEKDLSAGTLYVAKVGAGFSIDPAAPGAALHWIKLGHASSAEIERLADTLKPSDIMRSVKTDPADVSYTKLYMDGIANWVKLKPGMERAAAFLETHRYANLVGASMGFSKMEGTTVNIKDKIAYSALQNIQGSMVKNNPAWNPASGITVDKAIVAGGIFAHKLTGGQRDTSGAAIASEWVPVQTRALLIGEDIAADALGNLANPDKIANPDNLKFSEKMRTLFIGEDSSTHVNNFLWAYNVDTKKLARIMSMPSGAEASGLHAVDEINGWTYIMSNFQHAGDWSGKLHSKVKATLDPLIKANYNNRFSAAVGYLTADPAQPKLSKI